One genomic segment of Arachis duranensis cultivar V14167 chromosome 4, aradu.V14167.gnm2.J7QH, whole genome shotgun sequence includes these proteins:
- the LOC107484547 gene encoding zinc finger protein 10, translated as MDHQGQCLMMWTKRKYSNNLVTTMPTTNNTLDIVESWEEQAFAKDAAGYIWPPRSYSCSFCRREFRSAQALGGHMNVHRRDRARLKQQQQPSSPINNDQEIDDYYDFEVEAHHHHPGQNNNHPFTSNLDYPYNSNPSSYYYDPATNCSSSSVSKFFKEGQTVIPLLNSSIFRGCLKRNSSKSIIVSPPHHHSLPQDFRFLETVCGGEEKSDDDMGVRLSLFVHRAKEEDISSFKKRKTDDSTIPKSRSVVDVNHHHVESRNKFQFSPNFIEELDLELRLGYSSSQVYSSK; from the coding sequence ATGGATCATCAGGGTCAGTGTTTGATGATGTGGACTAAGAGGAAGTACTCTAATAATCTTGTTACTACTATGccaacaacaaacaacactCTTGATATTGTAGAATCATGGGAAGAACAAGCTTTTGCAAAAGATGCAGCTGGTTACATATGGCCACCAAGATCATATTCTTGCAGCTTTTGTAGAAGAGAGTTCAGATCGGCTCAAGCTCTTGGTGGACACATGAATGTTCATAGAAGAGATAGGGCAAGGTTAAAGCAGCAGCAGCAACCATCAAGCCCCATTAATAATGatcaagaaattgatgattattaTGATTTCGAAGTTGAagctcatcatcatcatccaggTCAAAATAATAATCATCCTTTCACCTCTAATTTGGATTATCCTTATAACAGTAACCCTAGTAGTTATTATTATGATCCTGCTACTAATTGTTCATCATCATCAGTTAGTAAGTTCTTCAAAGAGGGACAAACCGTGATTCCGCTTCTTAATTCTTCTATTTTCCGTGGGTGCCTTAAGAGGAATAGTAGTAAGAGTATTATTgtttctcctcctcatcatcatagTTTGCCTCAAGATTTCAGATTTTTGGAAACTGTATGTGGTGGTGAAGAGAAAAGTGATGATGATATGGGTGTGAGATTAAGCTTGTTTGTTCATAGGGCTAAAGAGGAAGATATAAGTTCTTTCAAGAAGAGGAAAACAGATGATTCAACGATTCCGAAATCACGTTCAGTAGTTGATGTTAATCATCATCATGTTGAATCACGCAACAAGTTTCAATTTAGCCCTAACTTCATTGAAGAGCTGGATCTGGAGCTGAGACTTGGTTATAGCAGCTCCCAGGTATATAGTagcaaataa